From the bacterium genome, one window contains:
- a CDS encoding N-acetyltransferase, whose protein sequence is MVPVRTARALRDFIRVPWHVYANEPNWIPPLLVEQRHLLSKKNPFFEHARAQYWVAYRGGQAVGRITAQVDDLHIDLYQDATGHFGLLEAVDDPEVFALLLATAESWLCEQGMERVVGPFNLSINGDIGLLVDGFDTPPMFLMSHGHPYYDQRVSDLGYRKTKDVIAYLLDPTLAPPAVMLEAARRADSSGRIAIRPLRMAKLKEDLALLSEIFNDAWAQNWNFVPFTKSEFDDLGKSLKLFVPPEFVQIAEVDGRPAAMIVIVPNLGDCTRDLDGRLFPFGWARLLWRLRYHPPRSARVALMGVRREYHRSALATALAFGLINAVRQPVLDRHIDRLELSWTLEDNHPMRRIKERLGARPYKTYRLYEKSLQ, encoded by the coding sequence ATCGTGCCGGTGCGCACGGCGCGCGCGCTGCGGGATTTCATCCGGGTGCCCTGGCATGTCTACGCCAACGAGCCCAATTGGATCCCGCCGCTGCTGGTCGAGCAGCGCCACCTGCTCAGCAAGAAGAACCCGTTCTTCGAGCACGCCCGGGCCCAGTACTGGGTCGCCTACCGGGGCGGGCAGGCAGTGGGCCGCATCACGGCGCAGGTCGACGATCTGCACATCGACCTTTATCAGGACGCGACTGGTCACTTCGGCCTGCTGGAGGCGGTGGACGATCCCGAGGTCTTCGCCCTGCTCCTCGCCACCGCCGAGTCCTGGCTGTGCGAGCAGGGCATGGAGCGGGTCGTCGGGCCGTTCAACCTCTCGATCAACGGCGACATCGGCCTGCTCGTCGACGGCTTCGACACGCCGCCGATGTTCCTGATGAGCCACGGCCACCCGTACTACGACCAGCGGGTGAGCGACCTGGGTTACCGCAAGACCAAGGACGTGATCGCCTATCTGCTCGACCCGACGCTCGCTCCGCCCGCGGTGATGCTGGAGGCGGCGCGCCGCGCCGACAGCTCGGGACGGATCGCGATTCGTCCCCTGCGCATGGCCAAGCTGAAGGAGGACCTCGCGCTCCTCAGCGAGATCTTCAACGACGCCTGGGCGCAGAACTGGAACTTCGTTCCGTTCACCAAGTCGGAGTTCGACGACCTCGGCAAGAGCCTGAAGTTGTTCGTCCCGCCCGAGTTCGTGCAGATCGCCGAGGTCGATGGTCGGCCGGCGGCGATGATCGTCATCGTGCCCAACCTGGGCGACTGCACGCGCGACCTCGACGGACGACTCTTCCCCTTCGGCTGGGCGCGGCTCCTCTGGCGGCTCAGGTACCATCCGCCGCGCAGCGCCCGGGTGGCGTTGATGGGGGTCCGCCGCGAATACCACCGCAGCGCCCTCGCCACCGCGCTCGCGTTCGGCCTGATCAACGCCGTCCGCCAACCGGTGCTCGACCGGCACATCGACCGGCTCGAGCTGTCGTGGACGCTCGAGGACAACCACCCGATGCGCCGCATCAAGGAGCGGCTGGGCGCCCGGCCCTACAAGACGTATCGGCTCTACGAGAAATCGCTCCAGTGA
- a CDS encoding nucleotidyltransferase family protein: MPDAEPPAAAPARPFTALVLAGSRPGGDPLARAAGVSHKALAPVAGVPMLARVLATLRAARAVGRLVVCGMPADALAGEPTLQATLAGGELALMGGGATPSASVLASMEALGDCTPLLVATADHPLLTPALVDEFCARSADSGADVTVGLVPAALVRSAFPTVRRTTVPFRDGAFCGCNLFAFLTPEARRAPAAWMAVERHRKRPWRMVGALGVGSVLRFVLRRLTVAAVMDLASDRMGVRVRPVVVSAPEAGFDVDTITQLAAAEAFLQRRAAAGPAFPPRR, encoded by the coding sequence GTGCCCGACGCGGAACCTCCCGCCGCGGCCCCGGCGCGGCCCTTCACCGCCCTGGTGCTGGCGGGTAGCCGCCCCGGCGGCGATCCCCTGGCACGCGCCGCCGGCGTGTCGCACAAGGCCTTGGCGCCGGTGGCCGGCGTGCCGATGCTGGCGCGGGTGCTCGCGACCCTGCGCGCCGCTCGCGCGGTCGGGCGCCTCGTCGTGTGCGGGATGCCCGCGGACGCACTGGCCGGCGAGCCCACCCTGCAGGCCACCCTCGCCGGCGGCGAGCTGGCGCTGATGGGCGGCGGCGCCACGCCGAGCGCCAGCGTCCTCGCGTCGATGGAGGCGCTCGGCGATTGCACGCCGCTGCTCGTCGCGACGGCGGACCACCCCCTGCTGACTCCCGCGCTGGTCGACGAGTTCTGCGCCCGCTCGGCGGACAGCGGTGCCGACGTGACCGTCGGCCTGGTGCCGGCGGCGCTCGTGCGCAGCGCCTTTCCGACGGTGCGCCGCACCACGGTGCCGTTTCGCGACGGCGCCTTCTGTGGGTGCAACCTGTTCGCCTTCCTCACTCCGGAGGCGCGTCGGGCGCCGGCCGCGTGGATGGCCGTGGAACGCCACCGCAAGCGCCCCTGGCGGATGGTCGGGGCGCTGGGAGTCGGATCGGTGCTGCGCTTCGTGCTGCGCCGCCTGACGGTGGCGGCGGTGATGGATCTCGCGTCCGACCGCATGGGGGTGCGGGTGCGGCCGGTCGTGGTCTCCGCGCCGGAGGCCGGGTTCGACGTCGACACGATCACACAGCTCGCGGCCGCCGAGGCGTTCCTGCAACGGCGCGCGGCCGCGGGACCGGCGTTCCCGCCGCGGCGCTGA